Within the Nicotiana tabacum cultivar K326 chromosome 11, ASM71507v2, whole genome shotgun sequence genome, the region TCATGCTTCGGTTTTTGGTGGTAGAAATGCTGAGATTCAACTCTTACTTGGTGTTGTTGCAGCTCCTTTGATTCCTCATCCTATTCGTTGTGATCACTCTGTCAATAAAAAGATTAATGATCATCCCATTGTAAGTTCTTTTACAATTCTCAAGtttctttcttcttgtttttctgtGCGGCTTTGACTACTACTCCCCCTGTCCCAATTTCTATAATGCAGTTCTGATTTTGAGAGTCACatgctttttaaatattttgaattgaaAATTATCGAGATTTATAGTACTTATTatatagtttttaaatatgtaaattttatttgaaTAAATTAAGGATTCCATATTCGAATTTGCCgtcaaaatttaaaagtttaactCTTGAAATTCGACCTGAATCACCACCGAAGGATGTGGTGCAGGGGTTGGAGCTGATCTTTCATGAACCAGAGGTCTACGGTTCGAGCTCTGGATATGGAAAAATCTTTGGTAGGGAGCGTTTTCCCCTGAATGGAGTCCTATGCGGCGCGAGTCCGGATATAACGGGCTCCAATATGAATGCTGGACACAGAATGAGAAACCAATTAAAAAATTTCTTGATTTTTATGTAGACATAATAAGAATTTGAATTAGTTAGGCCAATAACTTTCAGATTATAAAACATTTATTTGCTTATCGATACCTAGTTTAATCTTGATAGAGTTCTTGAGATAATTTTTTTGTTCACTTAATTAATGGTTAGTCCATATACAGGAGGCTTCAATGGCGAAATATATAGTGCAACAATACATAGCTGCCGCGGGAGGAGAACATGCTCTAAATTCCATTGATAGTATGTACGCGATGGGGAAGGTGAAGATGGTGGCGTCCGAATTTATTGAAGGAGATGGTCTAGGATTGAACAATGGTAAGGTGATGAAAATCAAGAGCGCGAAAAATGGGCAAGGTGAAATGGGAGGATTTGTATTGTGGCAAAAAAACCCTGATCTTTGGAGCATAGAATTGGTACTTTCAGGATGTAAAATTAGTGCAGGAAGTGATGGTAGTGTTGCTTGGAGGCAAAGTCCATGGCATCATTCTCACGCGTCTCGTGGTCCCGCTCGGCCTCTTCGTCGTTCCTTACAGGTACTTTCTCGATAAATTTAACTTTTGTACATTGACATTGTATAATACCGATACGATAAAATTGCCGTGAAGCCATTTAAACTTGCACCGATTTGTCATTCATGTAAAGAAACTTAGACTTTTTCCCATTTGACCATataaaaataaagtgaatgatttGGTTATCCTGTCTTTGTGCCATCTTCCCATGTGGACCAAGGAATGGGATGCCATTTACCTAATCAATAAGTTGATATGATAAGTGGTCCAATTGACAATTTTTGTAAATATGCAAACTTCATAGCCTTAAAGAAAGTTGGGCCAAGAAGTCAACATTTAATGTACAGTCAAATCTCTCTATAATAGTCTtatttgttccgatattttttggctATTACAGTAAAGTGATGTTagaggacatatattataacataacataaaaatcggttccgaaaaaatttgacttttatagtgatTGCTTGTTATATAGAAATGCGGTTATAGAGAGGTATGACTGTAGTTTGGAATTCTTCTTTGTTAAGGGGCCACGTTGTGTAATCACATGACCCCTTCAAGTTGTTTTATAGGGCAAGTTAGAAACAAAAACTAGAACTAACCAAAGAAAAGAGACGAAAAAGGCCAGCACTAGTGTAGCCtctaaaatgaaaaagaaaataaagagaataattgTTGAATGAATATGTTCTGTATATGTGTATATTGATTAGTTGAGATTAATTATGTTAACAGGGTCTTGATCCAAAGTATTAGGATCGAAATAATCAGATGTCATGAAAGCTAGTAAAGCAAACcatgaacgacgataaatcagacaacaaaaaagaaatataTCAAAAAAGATACAAATATTTTATGTGATGAGCAATTCAGTGCTGATTTATTATCCAATTCTCTTTGAATTTGCATAAAATGACACTAATCTCATACTAAAGTAAAAACAACATActgttattatttaattattttttcgatATGCCCTTAACAtgaagacaattttttttttttttgataatggGTGAGATCATACTCTAACTCAGGACCTCCATCCGCACTCACACAGTATTGAAGTGTGTGACCATCTCGTCTAAAAGCTTAAACTATTAAACAAACTATActtttatgtatttaattatGTCTTTAACATCTGACTATTTATTTAATTGGTTGAGATTAATCATGTTAACAGGGTCTTGATCCAAAGTCCACTGCTGATTTATTCTCCAATTCTATTTGTGTTGGAGAAAAGACcataaatgctgaagactgcttTATATTAAAGCTTGAAGCAGATCCTTCAACACTAAAGGCAAGAAGCAGCAGCAATGTAGAAATTATGAGACATACTATTTGGGGCTATTTTAGCCAAAGAACAGGCCTTTTGGTACAACTTGAAGATACTCATCTTCTTAAACTAAAATCCCCTAAAAATGATGTCTTTTGGGAAACAACAATGGAATCATTTATTCAAGATTATCGAACAATCGATGGTGTTAACATTGCATATGCTGGTAAAACATCTGTTTCTTTATTCAGATTCGGCGAAAATTCAGAAGGTCATACTAGGACTAGAATGGAAGAAATTTGGACAATTGAAGAAGTTGATTTTAATATAAAAGGACTTTCTTTGGATTGTTTTTTACCACCTAGTGATTtgaagaaagaagatgaagattgTGGGGTTGTTATGAATCATGATATAACCAAGAATTCAAGGTTGGAATTCAAGAATCATGTCAATACTCATAAATTAGTGAATGCTGGTAAAAGTGCAGCCAAAATTGTGGCTATTGATGAAAATTCAGAAGACTAATATTGAAGCAAATAAAGACTTGTAAATTTAGTATGCTGtggttatttttgtaaatagAGAATCACAGGATATGTTGTGTATAAAGtgtttatatatacatacacGTCTTATCTCAGTAACTTTTACTGAAGGTTTGGTTTGATAGTAAATTACTAGGGACACATGACTTTGTATAGTGTAAAGATTTTTAATGCAATCATTACTATTTTATATGTGATAGTAGGttacttgctttattttcttgTTACAAGTTCCACTTATATTATAGATAAATATGTGATGACTCCCATTAGTATAAAAAATCATATGCATTGCCATTATATGTAGAAGTTGAACTCTATTTTGTATATCTATATAGTTGAACTCGATTTACTATTTACTTCTCCAGTTGgtatacacacatacacacacacacacacacacacacacacacacacacacacacacacacatatatatatatatatatatatatatatatatatatatatatatatatatatatatatatatatatatatatatatatatatatatatatatacacacacacacacacacacacacataggtAGGCGACTATTTAGGATCACTGCAACAACAATTGGGCTTAGAACAAAATCGGGTTCAGCGCTGCAAACTTTCCAGGAAAGTACTATGTCCATATTCAGCTCTAGCTTGGGCATTTTCATACATAACCACTTTTGGGGCCACCATTGAAGTTGTACTGCATTGTACAAATGTTTACAAAGTGTATCTGCTCGGATCTGAAGTAGTTCAATCTCTTCAATCcaacttcagaaatcaaataTAAAGTTcttttatctttcaaatgcaacttcaaaaatctgaattttaattGGTTCAACCTATTGAATGcaactttgtcacgccccaacctcggggagcgcgaccggtgctcaaccgagtgaacccagtcgagcaagcctattaaacactttctacccaactcacttaTGATCAAGAGGAGGCAtactttcattaattaaacaataggaagatcatgtaaacattacCAAATTGTttcattagttacgtcattattaagtttcaaaatacacacattcttatgatTGAGTGAAACAAGAGTCTAAAATACAACATAACCCGTTGACCTTTCCAACACCCATatactatgtctacagagcctctaaatagatacaaaagagtactacaaAAGGGAtggcaacaaggctccgactatacctcaagTACAATACATAAGGGGCAGGAGATGCATGACCCTGAAATGAAatagggctcaccaagactgttgGGAGGGGGATGTTCCACTAACGTTGATCAGCattgcctgctatggaaccattTAAGacgcagcgcccccggcaaaagggacgttagcacCATTGAAtggtactagtatgtataactaaacaccatctcattagaatgaacaataatacaAGAAGGAGATAATCATAAGTTTAATAAGGgcttcaaacaatactaaaacatcaagtaagggtcacataagttctcaaatcaatttccatattattaggttgggaaatctttagtgccgatatgccacaatccacaataccatcGTGTTCTTATACGGAGTTCGATCTCGACCCGATTGgttaggtcatctcatttgagacatcaatcaTAACCACAAttttcaattattatttcaagcacagttaccaccatgtgtgcagcatggtGTGTGATCACGggccgatcggctaggccatctcattcgagacatccACCATATCCACAATTTCAATCAATCATCTCATCTCACTTTATATTTCTTTCGCATATTTCAATATGTTAGCACGAGTGGCCTCATTtgtaaagtcatt harbors:
- the LOC107780467 gene encoding uncharacterized protein LOC107780467, which codes for MRTLCPNLDREDGLETVLEVPIPEEMFVDSYKHKSWQNMKSWIKSHSINTDHKSIHASVFGGRNAEIQLLLGVVAAPLIPHPIRCDHSVNKKINDHPIEASMAKYIVQQYIAAAGGEHALNSIDSMYAMGKVKMVASEFIEGDGLGLNNGKVMKIKSAKNGQGEMGGFVLWQKNPDLWSIELVLSGCKISAGSDGSVAWRQSPWHHSHASRGPARPLRRSLQGLDPKSTADLFSNSICVGEKTINAEDCFILKLEADPSTLKARSSSNVEIMRHTIWGYFSQRTGLLVQLEDTHLLKLKSPKNDVFWETTMESFIQDYRTIDGVNIAYAGKTSVSLFRFGENSEGHTRTRMEEIWTIEEVDFNIKGLSLDCFLPPSDLKKEDEDCGVVMNHDITKNSRLEFKNHVNTHKLVNAGKSAAKIVAIDENSED